One part of the Gemmatimonadaceae bacterium genome encodes these proteins:
- a CDS encoding HAMP domain-containing sensor histidine kinase, which translates to MSVSAGCGFAVPLRSDIAPQLVLGGLPRSRLPTLGILFALTVGLIVAAVLQLRRQQQLAQLRVDFVSGVSHELRTPLGQIRLFAELIRDGKLRSKEERDRSIGIIDEEAQRLTYLVENVLSFARAEHGGSRVVAEPVAMNREVEAAIDAFVPLARARRAKLESRIATGYLARVDPRALRQIVLNLLDNAVKYGPVGQTVSVELSGTDQRVTIAVSDEGPGVPRDAREKIWDPYFRLGREAESAAGGSGIGLSIVSELVQLHSGNAWVEDAPGGGARFMVEFPREAGDAAVGRQSVGDRTVAGANW; encoded by the coding sequence ATGAGCGTTTCGGCCGGATGCGGCTTTGCCGTGCCGCTGCGCTCCGACATTGCTCCTCAGCTGGTGTTGGGGGGACTTCCCAGGTCGCGCCTTCCAACCCTCGGTATTTTGTTTGCATTGACGGTCGGGTTGATCGTGGCAGCGGTGCTGCAGTTGCGGCGCCAGCAGCAACTTGCCCAGCTTCGGGTCGACTTTGTCTCGGGAGTATCTCATGAACTCCGGACGCCCCTGGGGCAGATCCGGCTCTTTGCCGAGCTCATCCGCGATGGAAAACTTCGTTCGAAAGAGGAACGCGACCGGTCGATCGGGATTATCGACGAAGAGGCGCAGCGTCTTACTTACCTCGTCGAGAATGTGCTCTCCTTTGCCCGTGCCGAGCATGGCGGAAGCCGTGTAGTTGCGGAACCGGTTGCAATGAATCGCGAGGTGGAGGCTGCCATCGATGCATTCGTACCGCTTGCCCGCGCGCGCCGCGCGAAGCTGGAGTCGAGGATCGCAACGGGGTACCTGGCGCGTGTTGACCCGCGGGCGCTGCGCCAGATAGTGCTCAACCTGCTCGACAACGCGGTGAAATATGGTCCTGTCGGCCAGACGGTTTCTGTCGAGCTATCGGGCACTGACCAGCGGGTGACCATCGCCGTATCGGACGAAGGCCCGGGAGTTCCACGTGACGCAAGGGAGAAGATCTGGGATCCCTACTTTCGGCTTGGGCGGGAAGCTGAGTCCGCGGCCGGGGGCAGCGGAATCGGATTGTCTATCGTGAGCGAGCTCGTGCAGCTGCACTCGGGAAATGCATGGGTGGAGGACGCTCCCGGAGGAGGAGCAAGGTTTATGGTTGAATTTCCGCGAGAGGCCGGCGACGCCGCTGTCGGCAGGCAATCGGTGGGCGATCGTACGGTCGCAGGAGCGAATTGGTGA
- a CDS encoding ABC transporter substrate-binding protein, with the protein MSRIVSFLPAATEIVHALGAGAELVGRSHECDFPPSVRTLPVVSRPALKLDGLTPEQIDQAIGERMTSGASMYEIDEVLLRDLAPDVILTQDLCRVCAPSGNELSRAVESFGPRPEILFLTPQTIAQIEENILAVGESIGRSVEANALVETTRQRIDAVRAAVGSARIRRVVFLEWTNPLFCAGHWVPEMIGLAGGSDPLGRPGEDSVRVDQRDLIDAAPEIIIVSPCGYGLEQSVELAKTLARVTDARVVAVDANAYFARPGPRMSEAVELLAHIFHPELVGWPRSERPWSDIDIASATAA; encoded by the coding sequence GTGTCGCGAATAGTTTCCTTCCTTCCGGCGGCAACGGAGATTGTACACGCGCTTGGCGCAGGTGCCGAGCTCGTTGGCCGCTCGCATGAATGCGACTTTCCGCCGTCGGTGCGCACACTGCCGGTAGTAAGCCGTCCAGCTTTGAAGCTGGATGGTTTGACGCCGGAGCAGATTGACCAGGCGATTGGGGAGCGGATGACGAGCGGCGCTTCGATGTACGAAATCGATGAAGTACTGCTGCGCGATCTGGCGCCGGACGTCATTCTCACTCAGGATCTTTGTCGTGTCTGCGCGCCATCGGGGAATGAGCTGAGTCGCGCCGTGGAATCGTTCGGGCCGCGACCGGAAATTCTTTTCCTCACTCCGCAGACGATCGCCCAGATCGAGGAAAACATCCTTGCGGTCGGTGAGTCTATTGGACGTTCAGTGGAAGCAAACGCACTTGTTGAAACTACCCGGCAGCGGATCGACGCCGTACGCGCGGCGGTCGGCAGTGCGAGAATCCGTCGCGTTGTTTTCCTCGAGTGGACAAATCCGCTCTTTTGTGCCGGACACTGGGTCCCGGAAATGATCGGGCTCGCCGGCGGTTCCGATCCACTCGGCAGGCCGGGGGAGGATTCGGTTCGCGTCGACCAGCGCGATCTGATCGATGCAGCACCGGAGATCATCATCGTGTCACCGTGCGGATACGGTCTCGAACAGTCTGTTGAGTTGGCAAAGACTTTAGCGCGGGTGACGGATGCACGTGTGGTAGCCGTCGATGCCAACGCATATTTCGCGAGGCCGGGTCCGCGAATGTCAGAAGCTGTCGAGCTGCTCGCTCACATATTTCATCCCGAGCTCGTCGGGTGGCCGCGTTCAGAGCGGCCCTGGTCAGACATCGATATTGCTTCCGCTACCGCCGCCTGA
- a CDS encoding MFS transporter, whose amino-acid sequence MQTELKPDAQPRGIWRVIAASTAGTMIEWYDFFIFGSLATIISTQFYPSGSPTASFLKTLATFAVGFAVRPLGALFFGRVGDLVGRKYAFLATLLIMGGSTAAIGILPGYDSIGIAAPIILVILRLLQGLALGGEYGGAAVYVAEHVPDARRGFYTSFIQTTATVGLFVSLMVILLTRNALGEAEFARWGWRIPFLLSIALVALSFYIRLQLGESPLFAKLKAQGGSAVSPIRESFDSWPKWKVVLRVLFGVTAGQAVVWYTGQFYALFFLQTVLKIPLATSYAIVAAALVAGTPFFILFGHLSDRFGRKRLMMAGNLFAALSYFVLYRAMTSFSAPLNAPVIVALIVVQIVFAAMITGPVAAFLVESFPARVRYTSMSLPYHFGNGWFGGFLPLIATALVARTGNIYAGLFYPTAIAALTFIVGSLTLEETSHRKIWDEV is encoded by the coding sequence ATGCAGACCGAGCTGAAACCCGACGCGCAGCCGCGTGGTATCTGGCGGGTGATCGCCGCTTCCACCGCCGGCACGATGATCGAGTGGTATGACTTCTTCATTTTTGGAAGTCTCGCAACGATCATCTCGACGCAGTTCTATCCGTCAGGCAGTCCGACAGCAAGCTTTCTGAAAACGCTCGCCACCTTTGCCGTAGGCTTTGCGGTGCGTCCGCTTGGCGCTCTGTTTTTCGGAAGGGTAGGCGATCTCGTCGGCCGCAAGTACGCGTTTCTCGCAACATTGCTGATCATGGGAGGATCGACTGCTGCAATCGGTATACTCCCCGGCTACGACTCAATCGGTATCGCCGCTCCGATTATCCTTGTGATATTGCGCCTGCTGCAAGGCCTTGCTCTGGGAGGCGAGTACGGAGGCGCCGCCGTGTACGTGGCCGAGCACGTACCGGATGCGCGACGTGGTTTCTACACGAGTTTCATTCAGACCACGGCCACCGTCGGGCTGTTCGTCTCATTGATGGTAATTCTGTTAACGCGCAATGCGCTGGGCGAGGCGGAGTTCGCGCGGTGGGGCTGGCGCATACCATTTCTCCTGTCGATCGCTCTCGTGGCGCTGTCGTTTTACATCCGGCTGCAACTCGGAGAGTCGCCACTGTTCGCCAAACTCAAGGCGCAGGGCGGCTCGGCGGTGTCGCCCATAAGAGAAAGTTTCGACAGCTGGCCGAAATGGAAAGTTGTGCTGCGGGTGCTGTTCGGAGTGACCGCCGGGCAGGCGGTGGTCTGGTATACCGGACAGTTCTACGCCCTCTTCTTTCTCCAGACCGTGCTCAAAATCCCTCTCGCGACTTCGTATGCAATCGTCGCCGCGGCGCTCGTCGCAGGCACTCCATTTTTCATTCTGTTCGGGCATCTGTCGGACAGATTCGGCAGGAAGAGACTGATGATGGCCGGGAATCTTTTCGCGGCGCTTTCATACTTCGTCCTGTACCGTGCAATGACGTCGTTCTCCGCGCCCCTGAATGCACCCGTGATTGTCGCTCTGATTGTCGTGCAGATTGTGTTTGCCGCAATGATCACCGGGCCCGTCGCCGCATTTCTCGTCGAGTCTTTTCCAGCGCGCGTGAGATATACGTCGATGTCACTTCCCTATCATTTCGGCAACGGGTGGTTCGGAGGATTTCTGCCGCTTATCGCCACCGCCCTGGTGGCGCGCACCGGAAACATCTACGCCGGCCTGTTCTACCCCACCGCCATTGCGGCGCTTACGTTCATCGTCGGCTCTCTGACGTTGGAGGAAACGAGCCACCGCAAGATCTGGGACGAGGTGTAG
- a CDS encoding 5-oxoprolinase subunit PxpA — protein sequence MLHWHDMDLNADIGEHDGEGFARDAELLAIVTSASIACGAHAGSESVMRQTIREAAQRGVAIGAHPGYPDRAGFGRKSISMPAADLAAVIVAQVTALLLCCDEGGAQLKYVKPHGALYNQAMRDPTIARTIARATSLIDPQLFVLAPAGSALAAEAAAAGLRVAREAFIDRAYLDDGTLMPRDRDGALLRNPSVAAERALVMARDQTVTSASGEVIAMCADSLCIHGDSVGALAMVRAARRRLEQAGMVIAPFAP from the coding sequence GTGCTACATTGGCACGACATGGACCTGAATGCGGATATCGGAGAGCACGATGGCGAAGGCTTTGCCCGCGATGCTGAATTACTGGCGATAGTGACGTCGGCGAGCATTGCGTGCGGTGCCCACGCGGGATCGGAATCCGTCATGCGGCAGACCATTCGTGAAGCCGCCCAGCGCGGAGTGGCGATCGGCGCACATCCGGGATATCCCGATCGCGCCGGATTTGGCAGAAAGAGCATATCGATGCCCGCTGCCGATCTCGCAGCGGTGATCGTCGCTCAGGTAACTGCGCTGTTGCTGTGCTGTGACGAAGGCGGTGCGCAGCTGAAGTACGTCAAGCCTCACGGGGCGCTTTACAATCAGGCAATGCGTGACCCCACGATCGCGAGAACGATTGCCCGCGCGACCAGCTTGATAGATCCACAGTTGTTTGTTCTCGCTCCGGCGGGCAGCGCGCTTGCCGCCGAGGCGGCTGCGGCCGGGCTTCGCGTTGCGAGGGAGGCGTTCATCGATCGGGCATATCTGGATGATGGGACGTTGATGCCGCGAGACCGCGACGGCGCTTTGCTACGCAATCCCTCCGTAGCAGCGGAGCGCGCGCTGGTGATGGCGAGAGATCAAACCGTCACCTCAGCCAGCGGCGAAGTCATTGCGATGTGTGCTGATTCATTGTGCATCCATGGCGACAGCGTCGGCGCGCTTGCAATGGTTCGCGCGGCAAGACGCCGCCTGGAGCAAGCTGGAATGGTCATCGCTCCATTCGCTCCGTGA
- the pxpB gene encoding 5-oxoprolinase subunit PxpB produces the protein MILRPPAFAPLGDSAIAIRFGEGASDELSRAVFRSAQALARARIDGADDIVPAYAVLTVFYDPVAVSYDDMLVRIQAALPDEADAADDFHTPPATLVRIPVRYDGEDLDNVGRTTGLSTKDLIELHSGGDYRAQVIGFVPGFAYLGTLDPRLSCPRLASPRKHVRPGSVAIADLQTAVYPSTTPGGWNIIGHTETVMFDAMRDTPALLRVGDRVKFDPVDL, from the coding sequence GTGATACTCAGACCGCCCGCGTTCGCGCCACTCGGCGACAGCGCAATAGCGATCAGGTTCGGTGAGGGAGCGAGCGACGAATTGAGTCGTGCCGTGTTTCGCTCCGCACAGGCGCTGGCTCGCGCGCGGATCGACGGCGCTGACGACATCGTTCCGGCGTATGCTGTGCTCACCGTCTTTTACGATCCGGTCGCGGTGAGCTACGATGACATGCTCGTGCGTATTCAGGCGGCGCTCCCGGATGAGGCAGATGCTGCAGACGATTTTCACACTCCGCCGGCGACGTTAGTGAGAATTCCGGTGCGGTACGATGGAGAAGATCTCGACAACGTCGGCCGCACTACTGGTTTGAGTACCAAAGATCTCATCGAGCTCCATTCGGGGGGCGACTACCGCGCACAGGTAATCGGATTCGTCCCCGGCTTCGCCTATCTCGGCACGCTCGACCCTCGTCTTTCATGTCCACGCCTCGCATCGCCCCGGAAACACGTACGGCCCGGCTCGGTCGCGATCGCCGACTTGCAGACCGCCGTTTATCCCTCGACGACGCCGGGAGGATGGAACATCATCGGACATACCGAGACCGTAATGTTCGATGCGATGCGCGATACCCCGGCGCTGTTGCGCGTGGGCGACCGGGTGAAGTTCGATCCGGTCGACTTGTGA
- a CDS encoding biotin-dependent carboxyltransferase family protein, with amino-acid sequence MIAVARAPAYLTIQDMGRHGYRSAGVPRGGAMDEWSLAAVNQIVGNARGAAGLEWALSGGALQFRDNTTFAIGGADAVCALSGISVDPYRAISAKAGDTLVVDRIIGGRFLYVAVSRGIACEPVLGSRSTYLAGGFGGHDGRRLRSGDLIATGAVRRSMRRHQVSDPLPAHLQPSLRTDAMRIVLKLFAGGDPVHDFMFARYHVSLASDRTGYRLDGIMQTGGESVTSEPVCPGAIQLPPDGGPIVLMADAPTIGGYRVAGCVISADLGSLAQKVPGDEVTFEAVSVRVAQAHLQKREELMNAIAEWAL; translated from the coding sequence GTGATTGCCGTGGCGCGGGCACCGGCGTACCTGACCATCCAGGATATGGGAAGGCACGGGTATCGCAGCGCTGGCGTTCCGCGGGGTGGTGCAATGGACGAATGGTCACTTGCAGCAGTGAATCAGATAGTCGGCAATGCGCGTGGCGCGGCGGGACTGGAATGGGCACTGAGCGGCGGTGCATTGCAATTCCGCGACAACACCACATTTGCAATCGGCGGAGCAGATGCGGTGTGCGCCCTCAGCGGAATTTCTGTCGACCCTTACCGTGCTATCAGCGCGAAGGCGGGCGACACCCTCGTCGTCGACAGAATCATCGGCGGAAGATTTCTCTACGTTGCAGTTTCAAGAGGGATCGCATGCGAACCGGTGCTGGGGAGTCGAAGCACATACCTCGCCGGTGGATTCGGCGGGCACGACGGACGGCGTCTGCGGTCAGGCGACCTGATCGCAACCGGCGCAGTCAGGCGGTCGATGCGGCGTCATCAGGTGAGTGATCCCCTGCCCGCCCATCTGCAGCCCTCATTGCGCACCGACGCAATGAGAATTGTGCTCAAGTTGTTCGCCGGCGGGGATCCTGTACACGATTTCATGTTCGCCAGGTACCACGTATCGCTGGCGTCGGACCGAACCGGATACAGACTCGACGGAATCATGCAGACCGGCGGCGAATCTGTTACGTCGGAGCCCGTGTGTCCGGGTGCGATCCAGCTTCCGCCCGACGGCGGGCCGATCGTACTCATGGCTGATGCTCCCACTATCGGAGGTTACCGGGTCGCCGGTTGCGTAATATCGGCGGATCTGGGATCACTCGCGCAGAAAGTGCCCGGTGATGAAGTGACGTTTGAGGCGGTCAGCGTGCGCGTCGCGCAGGCCCATCTGCAAAAGCGTGAGGAGCTGATGAACGCTATCGCGGAGTGGGCACTGTAG
- a CDS encoding SGNH/GDSL hydrolase family protein has protein sequence MMRLNASARSLRRLTAFRPFAVLTALLGFGWGCGDGPTRPPPAVATVAITPVGTVELVPGGAEMVQVIPKDASGSVLTARIVTWSSSDSSKVTVAGGLITGVAVGTAVITASVEGRTASVDVVVKEGAVVSSSGGAFTLNGGAVVLTFPAGALASTRNLTVVPAAAPPANARLLPGTAFDFGPVAATFASPVTITIKYDPSKIAAGSPEAGLQLYEVIGGVWRVVAGSTVNLASKTVSGDVTRFGTFAVMMQPRVESIAFTGDVSNVVVGTTRQLAVILRDDQGDVLSRPVTWATNNSAILTVNASSGLATPGVPGTVIVTATSEGKSVTASITVVPGPPARLIANTGDGQGATAGAAVPAPPSVKVTDAAGNPVAGVAVTFAVASGGGTITGASATTNASGVATVGSWVLGTIAGPNLLTASSAAVPGVVVTFTAAGGAGPAAIIVANAGNNQSATAGGLVATPPSVKVTDANNNPVANVAVTFTPGPGSGSVTGGVALSNNLGIATVGGWRLGTTPGSQTLIASASGLNGSPITFSATAVAPVPATMTPFAGNNQTAIPGRRIATLPSVRITDAAGIPVPGYVVAFAVVVGGGSITGAEATTNADGIATVGSWTLGPTIGDNRLTATAGTLAGSPFTFVATAIALPPTAIAINAGDNQKALANAAVPIAPSVKVTDSEGVGVSGVSVVFSIRSGTGTITGANAVTNASGIATVGSWTLGIGGNSLFATVQGLTGNPVIFVAIGQAEVQLVTFGDSNTDLGYQGAEAAPRVASYVSNANPAIRLGPGAPNSPLQLAGKVESRWRASRSKTIKVVNHGISNTGTSTGRSFLGSPNALTVVNGVTRFDGEVLGAAFPWSGNEPSNDFFPDGPVRRVQAFMPRTSDYAYISMGTNDARPGGPSATEIRNNIEIMIDKWTASGLPANRLMVATLPPRNAGASEQIPQLNNLIRTLAQAKGVRLIDIATLTSNDNGLTWKSPTLHVTNDELHYAESVRDAIADQIVSIMFQGTP, from the coding sequence ATGATGCGCCTGAACGCTTCGGCCCGGTCTTTACGCCGCCTGACGGCGTTTCGGCCGTTCGCGGTGTTGACCGCGCTGCTGGGCTTCGGGTGGGGCTGTGGCGACGGGCCCACGCGTCCTCCTCCGGCAGTCGCGACGGTCGCGATAACGCCTGTGGGCACAGTGGAGCTGGTGCCCGGCGGCGCGGAAATGGTACAGGTCATCCCCAAGGATGCGTCCGGCAGCGTGCTCACCGCCCGAATCGTCACTTGGTCGAGCTCCGACTCCTCAAAAGTTACAGTTGCGGGCGGATTGATCACGGGCGTGGCTGTTGGCACCGCGGTTATCACAGCCAGCGTCGAAGGTCGCACCGCCAGTGTCGACGTGGTAGTGAAAGAAGGCGCCGTGGTCTCGAGCTCGGGGGGAGCGTTTACGCTCAATGGCGGCGCAGTCGTTCTGACCTTCCCGGCTGGCGCGCTCGCGTCGACCCGGAATCTGACCGTCGTTCCTGCCGCCGCGCCTCCGGCCAATGCGCGCCTTTTGCCCGGAACTGCCTTCGATTTCGGTCCGGTAGCCGCGACATTCGCCTCACCGGTGACGATCACGATAAAATACGATCCCTCGAAAATTGCCGCCGGTAGCCCAGAAGCAGGCTTGCAGCTTTACGAGGTGATTGGGGGGGTATGGAGAGTCGTAGCGGGCAGCACGGTCAACCTGGCCAGCAAGACCGTGAGCGGAGACGTTACGCGCTTTGGAACCTTTGCAGTGATGATGCAGCCGAGGGTCGAATCGATCGCTTTCACCGGGGACGTGAGTAACGTCGTTGTCGGAACCACCCGTCAGCTTGCTGTGATTCTCAGGGATGACCAAGGTGACGTGTTGAGCCGCCCGGTGACCTGGGCCACCAATAACTCTGCAATCCTCACCGTCAATGCATCCTCCGGGCTGGCAACGCCGGGCGTGCCGGGCACAGTGATAGTTACCGCAACATCCGAAGGGAAATCCGTGACAGCGAGCATCACCGTCGTGCCGGGTCCGCCGGCGAGGCTTATCGCTAACACGGGAGACGGACAGGGTGCGACAGCTGGCGCTGCAGTGCCGGCACCACCCTCGGTGAAGGTGACCGATGCCGCGGGCAATCCGGTGGCCGGCGTCGCGGTGACCTTTGCAGTGGCCAGTGGCGGCGGAACAATCACCGGAGCATCGGCAACGACCAATGCCAGCGGCGTCGCCACTGTGGGAAGCTGGGTGCTGGGGACCATAGCAGGTCCCAACTTGCTCACTGCATCGTCAGCCGCGGTTCCGGGCGTTGTCGTGACATTTACCGCCGCGGGAGGAGCTGGGCCAGCAGCGATCATCGTGGCAAATGCCGGAAACAATCAATCTGCGACCGCGGGCGGACTTGTCGCGACGCCGCCGTCAGTCAAGGTTACCGACGCAAACAACAATCCGGTTGCAAACGTTGCAGTGACGTTTACACCCGGTCCGGGGAGTGGCAGTGTTACGGGTGGAGTTGCGTTATCGAACAATCTGGGCATTGCCACCGTTGGCGGATGGCGGCTCGGTACCACTCCTGGCTCGCAAACTCTCATTGCCAGCGCGAGCGGATTGAATGGGAGCCCAATTACTTTCAGCGCGACAGCCGTGGCCCCCGTCCCCGCCACGATGACCCCGTTCGCCGGGAACAATCAGACTGCGATACCGGGCCGACGGATTGCAACGCTTCCATCCGTCAGAATCACTGATGCGGCCGGTATACCCGTGCCGGGATACGTCGTGGCCTTCGCGGTTGTCGTCGGCGGTGGCAGCATCACCGGGGCAGAAGCGACGACCAATGCGGACGGTATCGCGACGGTCGGCAGCTGGACCCTCGGCCCGACCATCGGGGACAACCGGCTTACCGCTACCGCCGGGACGCTCGCCGGCAGTCCGTTCACGTTCGTGGCAACGGCGATCGCTCTGCCGCCAACCGCAATTGCCATCAACGCTGGTGACAATCAGAAGGCCCTCGCAAACGCGGCTGTTCCGATCGCGCCGTCGGTCAAGGTCACCGACTCCGAGGGCGTTGGAGTTTCGGGCGTGAGTGTCGTGTTCAGCATCCGCAGCGGAACGGGCACTATCACCGGCGCCAATGCAGTCACCAATGCTTCGGGAATCGCAACGGTCGGGAGCTGGACGCTCGGCATCGGCGGCAATTCGTTGTTCGCTACCGTCCAAGGCCTTACCGGCAACCCGGTGATTTTTGTTGCTATCGGGCAGGCAGAGGTGCAGCTGGTAACGTTTGGTGATTCCAATACCGACCTGGGCTACCAAGGCGCCGAGGCAGCACCAAGAGTCGCATCGTACGTATCAAATGCCAACCCCGCCATCCGACTCGGGCCCGGCGCACCTAACAGTCCGCTGCAGCTCGCCGGCAAAGTTGAATCCCGCTGGCGCGCGAGCCGGTCGAAAACGATCAAGGTCGTGAATCATGGAATCTCGAACACGGGAACGTCGACCGGCCGCAGTTTCCTTGGAAGCCCGAATGCTCTCACGGTAGTCAACGGTGTAACGCGTTTCGACGGCGAAGTACTCGGCGCCGCTTTCCCGTGGAGCGGGAACGAGCCCTCCAACGATTTCTTCCCCGACGGCCCGGTGCGGAGGGTTCAGGCGTTCATGCCGCGCACGTCCGATTACGCGTACATATCGATGGGTACCAACGACGCCCGGCCGGGTGGGCCGTCAGCGACCGAAATTCGCAACAACATCGAGATCATGATTGACAAGTGGACCGCCAGCGGACTCCCGGCGAACCGGCTGATGGTTGCGACGCTGCCACCTCGCAATGCGGGCGCCAGCGAACAAATCCCTCAGCTCAACAATCTCATCCGCACGCTTGCGCAGGCGAAAGGAGTGAGACTCATCGATATTGCAACGCTGACGTCGAACGACAACGGTTTAACGTGGAAGAGTCCGACGCTGCACGTGACGAACGACGAGCTGCACTACGCAGAGTCGGTTCGGGACGCGATCGCCGATCAGATTGTGTCGATCATGTTCCAGGGCACGCCCTGA
- a CDS encoding MscL family protein has product MLREFKAFILKENILALALAVVMGAAFGKVVQALVDDFIMPIVAVSTAGGAWQKATLNVGPFKFGIGDFASVLLNFLIVGFVVWRITKAFIPEAPLVKPPATAPCPFCRMAIDATASRCPHCTSQLATA; this is encoded by the coding sequence ATGCTGCGCGAATTCAAGGCGTTCATTCTGAAGGAGAACATTCTCGCACTCGCCCTGGCAGTAGTGATGGGCGCCGCATTCGGCAAAGTAGTGCAGGCTCTTGTGGACGACTTCATTATGCCGATAGTGGCGGTATCGACGGCGGGGGGCGCATGGCAGAAGGCAACCCTCAACGTCGGCCCCTTCAAATTCGGGATCGGGGATTTCGCCAGCGTCCTTCTGAATTTTCTGATCGTCGGGTTCGTGGTGTGGCGGATCACCAAAGCATTCATTCCCGAAGCACCGCTCGTGAAGCCCCCTGCTACGGCTCCATGCCCATTCTGCCGGATGGCCATAGACGCGACCGCCAGCCGCTGTCCGCACTGTACAAGTCAGCTGGCAACAGCCTGA
- a CDS encoding thermonuclease family protein: protein MNNRRRLIAAAFILIPVACRESDNGSLTSGAEVASADRGATSRSSYRQLPAYNAAPREAIANVQPGVVAASVERPNQAALRPAIDCTVTRVADGDSMTCGSAGRVRILMIDAPELSQGREGREARDALLRIMPVGTRVRIETDVRESDQYGRILGYVYLSDGRMVNQAMARSGYVTALVYPPNVRHAALIRAAVAEARGAKRGFWASGFVDCSPRDHRARRC from the coding sequence GTGAACAATAGACGTCGCCTGATCGCTGCGGCGTTCATTCTGATTCCTGTCGCGTGCCGCGAGTCCGACAACGGTTCGCTAACCTCCGGGGCGGAAGTCGCTTCTGCCGACCGCGGCGCCACCTCCAGATCGAGTTACCGCCAGCTACCTGCATACAATGCGGCACCGCGGGAGGCAATAGCGAATGTGCAGCCTGGGGTGGTTGCGGCGAGCGTGGAGCGCCCGAACCAGGCGGCATTGCGGCCGGCGATCGACTGCACGGTCACGCGAGTTGCCGATGGGGACAGTATGACCTGTGGTTCCGCGGGCCGCGTCAGGATTCTGATGATCGATGCCCCGGAGCTCTCACAGGGCCGTGAAGGCCGCGAAGCGCGTGACGCATTGCTGCGCATCATGCCTGTCGGAACACGCGTCCGGATCGAGACCGACGTTCGCGAAAGCGATCAATACGGTCGAATACTTGGGTACGTGTACCTGTCCGATGGCCGGATGGTCAACCAGGCGATGGCACGAAGCGGCTACGTAACCGCGCTGGTATATCCGCCCAACGTGCGCCACGCCGCCTTGATTCGGGCGGCGGTGGCAGAAGCGAGGGGTGCAAAACGCGGATTCTGGGCGTCCGGATTTGTTGATTGCTCGCCGCGGGACCATCGCGCAAGGCGGTGCTGA